TGTGTTCTTTTCACCCTTACTGGCATGCCTCAAATCCACTGGGTTCCACTGTTTCACTGTTCCAATTACACAGGGCTTTCAATTGGAGTATTTCATCTAACCCGTTACGTTTTTGTTTCTGTGTCTTTGCTTATGTTGCTTTCTCTATAAAATGTTATAATCACATAGAACCAACAgatctctcaatttctctctccctcacttcatcATTTTCTTTATTTCCAGGCTACCTGGTAGTAATGGGCCTGATCAGCTGGGCGGTTTGCTACAAGCACGGGCCCATCAGCAGCGAGCGCACCCTGTCCCTACTGACCTGGGGGCTCCAGTGCCTGGCCATGGGCCTCATGTACTACGGAGTGACCTACCCCCAGGCTTCCTACCTACTCCTGGGCATCCTGCTGGCGCTCAAGGCTCTGCCCTATGCCTACAGACTGCTGCTGGGGACATGCAGGTACACAGTCAATTTGTGGTTTGACATTAGATATACTACTAAGGTGGATTTGGGTAATGGAGATTAATAGTAGAGGCTTTTTAACAGATGCTTTCGATCCAAAGTTGTGTGTTTGATTGATGgctgtccctccttctctcccccaggCTAACAGGGCGTCTACTTTCCTCTCTCCTGCGTGTGTTTGGGCGTAGCAGGAAGCCCCAGGTACGCCTCCTCACAGATGAGgagtacagagagcagggggAGGTGCACACCACAGCCTCCCTTGAGGAGCTCAGGAGGCTCTGCACTACGCCTGGCTTCCCTGCCTGGGAAATGGTCCTCCGACTACGCTCTCCACAACGGTACGGAACAAAAACGCAAACTACACCACTCACATCCTAACGAAAGTAGGACACATCTTGTCCTCATGATCCAAATGAAATCATATTGTaatagtcacatgcgccgaatacaacaggtgtataccttacagtgaaatgcttacttacgagcccctaaccgacaatgcagtttcaaaaaatacggataagaatagcTCCCTGCATTTAAAACATCACAACAGTATGAGACGGACACACAAATATTCTGAACTTTCTGCTCTAAATGCACCCAGCTGATGAGAGCTTGACTGAACGGAGTGCCGGTGAATGACTCAACTCTCTGCTAAATTACATTTCTAGGTTTGCAGCCTTCCTGACGGGCGGTGGCCACGTGACCCCGGGGGAGCAGCAGAATCACGGACAGCAGTACGGCCCGGGAGCAGCCAACAACGAGGACATGCTCTTCACCTCTGCCCAGCACAGGGTGCTGGGGTTGGGCGCTGACGAGGACCTCAGCGAAGACGAGATGGACAGCTCCGTCAGGGCTACGCCTACACCTAGCCCCCTCCACACAccaaccacccccaccaccatgcCCCGTCCGGACAGCTCCGCCCCCTGGCTGCCCCCACCCTATCCCGCTCCTTTCTACCCTCCCTATCCTCCCACCCCTGCTGCCTTCACCCCGCCTTTAGAGCCCCACATCATCGAGGACGTTGAGGAGGAGGACATGGAGCTGTTCTAAGATCAGATTTTAAACCTCTGTAGTGGACAGGTTGGTTCCTAATATGGCCAGTTAACACTAGGGGGCAATACCACTCAGGTTGATCTTTGGGGTCGAACATGCTGGCAAAAATTTAAGTGATTTATGAACTCAATTGATCAACATCTTCATACAGAATGAATCGACATAAAACACATTAACAGCTAGGAGTATACATTAAGCT
This portion of the Oncorhynchus tshawytscha isolate Ot180627B linkage group LG26, Otsh_v2.0, whole genome shotgun sequence genome encodes:
- the nemp2 gene encoding nuclear envelope integral membrane protein 2, producing MNPCSDISILSILAVLANVVCVQVEGSLSFSDADCTYLKENQNTTHFGTRCFCYNSGTVIKWKDIWSTFQVRVTGEEGVYIVYPMEGTRNCYEPGHFLTLSWCLVNHYWPPSPSVAREKSLDIPLEQEDVCFMVKTPRANSEHSLHVRGKRLNKIRFGLFACGLALFYFAGALCRSSLFFYSSGISVGVLSIVVFLLLILKNAIPRAMFITLFGAGSGLSYLGYQTLFNHWEDITTLYWKHALGYLVVMGLISWAVCYKHGPISSERTLSLLTWGLQCLAMGLMYYGVTYPQASYLLLGILLALKALPYAYRLLLGTCRLTGRLLSSLLRVFGRSRKPQVRLLTDEEYREQGEVHTTASLEELRRLCTTPGFPAWEMVLRLRSPQRFAAFLTGGGHVTPGEQQNHGQQYGPGAANNEDMLFTSAQHRVLGLGADEDLSEDEMDSSVRATPTPSPLHTPTTPTTMPRPDSSAPWLPPPYPAPFYPPYPPTPAAFTPPLEPHIIEDVEEEDMELF